One window from the genome of Candidatus Chlorohelix allophototropha encodes:
- a CDS encoding ferritin-like domain-containing protein: MKAKWFMGLGLIVALLVGLFAAVVPSDAQAYGSGGRGNGTGTTTPGAQNGGGYGMQPGTGMGMNQGMGQMRGAGGARNGMGQQGTGAYATVLSEQSVNALNQAIQEEYLARATYQAILAKFGQVLPFSNIVNSENQHVTVLARQFTNHGLAVPADSWAGKVTAPATLSEAFNAAIQLEKDDAALYDTLLKQVSEPELTRVFTQLQSASLNMHLKELELYNK; the protein is encoded by the coding sequence ATGAAAGCGAAATGGTTTATGGGATTGGGATTGATAGTCGCCCTATTAGTTGGGCTATTTGCTGCAGTGGTTCCGTCCGATGCGCAAGCTTACGGATCGGGCGGCAGGGGTAACGGTACTGGTACTACCACGCCGGGAGCGCAAAACGGGGGCGGTTATGGAATGCAACCCGGTACAGGCATGGGAATGAATCAGGGAATGGGACAGATGCGCGGCGCTGGTGGCGCTCGGAACGGAATGGGTCAGCAAGGTACGGGCGCTTATGCTACCGTACTAAGTGAGCAAAGCGTAAATGCGCTAAATCAGGCAATTCAGGAAGAATACCTTGCTCGCGCTACCTATCAAGCCATCCTAGCCAAATTCGGTCAGGTGCTACCTTTTTCCAATATTGTTAATTCGGAAAACCAGCATGTAACAGTCTTGGCTCGCCAGTTCACCAACCATGGGTTGGCAGTTCCGGCGGATAGTTGGGCGGGTAAGGTTACTGCGCCAGCTACCTTGAGTGAAGCCTTTAACGCCGCCATTCAGCTTGAAAAGGACGATGCTGCGCTGTACGACACTTTGCTGAAACAGGTCAGCGAACCGGAGTTAACTAGGGTCTTTACCCAATTGCAAAGCGCCTCGCTGAATATGCACTTGAAAGAGTTGGAACTTTACAACAAATAG